In Paraburkholderia sp. PGU19, a single window of DNA contains:
- a CDS encoding ROK family protein, translated as MRSPHIGQGSNSANVRRYNERLLLQALRRAGQASKADLARLANLTSTAVGSIITSLSEARLIEFTGRRVEGQRGQPASLIRLDPRGAFGIGVRLDRTSMETILVNFAGQVLGRCTHDMVLPHPARVLEIVQGDIHELLPLLTREERERLSGVGIAQPYNLGSWLRELGLSADTFRAWDETDFGAKLGRAVSLPVFSENDGNAAAIAELFYGCGRQCDDFVYLFLGPAIGGGIAVDGDCLRGVSGNAGDIGVMPVPPSRLPSAPQPTGPWDILLSRASLNALTRHLRYSGESIENRAGLENCIARGLPAVDEWIDDCIDALAPALRATLCVLDVPVVVLDADVDAGLIDMLMKRLRTALAITAPEARGTPALMRGTFGSDAGAIGAATLPMFFNFSPRAGILKGAGVQSQEVIHVQF; from the coding sequence GTGAGAAGCCCCCATATCGGCCAAGGCAGCAATTCGGCTAACGTGCGCCGCTACAACGAGCGCCTGCTGTTGCAGGCGCTGCGTCGTGCGGGACAAGCGTCGAAAGCCGACCTCGCCCGACTCGCCAACCTGACGAGCACGGCGGTAGGCAGCATCATCACGTCCCTCAGCGAGGCCAGGCTGATCGAATTCACCGGTCGCCGCGTCGAAGGTCAACGCGGCCAACCCGCCTCACTGATCCGTCTTGACCCGCGCGGCGCCTTCGGTATTGGCGTGCGGCTAGACCGTACCAGCATGGAGACGATACTGGTGAACTTCGCCGGCCAGGTGCTGGGGCGCTGCACGCACGATATGGTGCTGCCCCATCCGGCTCGGGTACTCGAAATTGTGCAGGGCGACATCCATGAGTTATTGCCACTGCTCACCCGGGAAGAGCGCGAGCGGTTGAGCGGCGTCGGCATCGCCCAGCCGTACAACCTGGGGAGCTGGTTGCGCGAACTCGGCCTGTCCGCCGATACGTTCCGCGCATGGGACGAGACGGATTTCGGCGCCAAACTCGGTCGCGCCGTGTCCTTGCCGGTATTCAGCGAGAACGACGGCAACGCTGCGGCCATCGCGGAGCTGTTCTACGGCTGTGGGCGTCAATGCGACGATTTTGTCTATCTGTTTCTCGGGCCGGCGATTGGCGGCGGCATCGCCGTCGACGGCGATTGTCTGCGCGGTGTGAGCGGCAATGCGGGTGATATCGGCGTTATGCCCGTACCGCCGAGCCGCCTGCCGTCAGCACCTCAGCCGACCGGGCCATGGGACATCCTGCTCTCTCGCGCCTCCCTCAATGCGCTTACGCGGCATCTGCGTTACAGCGGCGAGTCGATCGAGAATCGCGCGGGACTTGAAAACTGCATTGCGCGCGGCCTGCCGGCCGTCGATGAATGGATCGACGATTGCATCGATGCACTCGCCCCGGCCCTGCGCGCGACGCTGTGCGTGCTAGACGTTCCGGTAGTCGTCCTCGACGCCGATGTCGACGCTGGCCTGATCGATATGCTGATGAAACGCCTGCGCACGGCGCTGGCGATTACCGCACCGGAAGCCCGTGGCACTCCGGCACTCATGCGCGGCACCTTCGGGTCGGATGCGGGCGCTATCGGCGCCGCCACGCTGCCGATGTTCTTCAACTTTTCTCCGCGCGCGGGCATTCTCAAAGGCGCCGGCGTTCAATCGCAGGAGGTGATCCATGTCCAGTTCTAA
- a CDS encoding sugar ABC transporter ATP-binding protein: MSSSKPTAALLEMRGISKTFPGVRALDNVRLSVHPGEIHSLMGENGAGKSTLMKILSGAYQADPGGEILIDGKVAVIDGPLAARALGVAVIYQELSLAPNLSVAENIHAGRELRKGGRPWGMIDRAAMERGCEDVLKRLGASFRPHTLVGDLSIAEQQLVEIARAVHTRCRILVMDEPTTPLSSRETDRLFQLIRQLRAEGLAIIYISHRMAEIYELSDRVSVLRDGTYVGTLERADLSAESLVGMMVGRDISGFYKKEHAPYDPGKVVLQVRDVADAGRVRGCSLDVHAGEVLGIAGLVGAGRTELARLIFGAEPRVRGEVTIDGRTLALHTPRDAIDAGLVYLTEDRKRQGLFLDMSVRDNVNVSVCGRDARLGVLDRVRGATRARDAIASLSIRVPHAKVNAGALSGGNQQKVLLSRLLQTQPRVLILDEPTRGVDIGAKSEIYRIINELAKSGVAIIVISSELPEIIGVADRVLVMREGEIAGELGGHTSKPINQEAIIELATGSRPALDQAA, encoded by the coding sequence ATGTCCAGTTCTAAGCCCACGGCCGCGCTGCTGGAGATGCGCGGCATCAGCAAGACCTTTCCCGGGGTGCGAGCGCTCGACAACGTGCGCCTAAGCGTTCACCCAGGCGAAATACATTCGCTTATGGGCGAGAACGGCGCAGGCAAGTCCACCCTGATGAAGATTCTCTCCGGTGCCTATCAGGCCGACCCTGGCGGCGAAATCCTCATCGACGGCAAGGTCGCTGTCATCGACGGTCCGCTCGCGGCCCGCGCGCTGGGCGTAGCCGTGATCTACCAGGAACTGAGCCTCGCGCCCAATCTGAGCGTCGCCGAGAACATCCATGCCGGCCGTGAACTCCGCAAGGGCGGCCGACCGTGGGGCATGATCGATCGCGCGGCAATGGAGCGCGGTTGCGAGGACGTGCTCAAGCGTCTGGGCGCCAGCTTCCGCCCGCACACGCTGGTGGGCGACCTGTCGATCGCCGAGCAGCAACTCGTGGAGATCGCGCGCGCTGTCCATACCCGCTGTCGCATTCTCGTCATGGACGAGCCCACCACCCCCCTGTCTTCGCGTGAAACCGACCGCCTCTTCCAGCTGATCCGACAGTTACGTGCTGAGGGCCTCGCGATCATCTATATCAGCCATCGCATGGCCGAAATCTATGAACTCTCCGATCGCGTCTCCGTGCTGCGCGACGGCACCTATGTCGGCACCCTCGAGCGCGCCGACCTCTCCGCGGAAAGCCTGGTGGGCATGATGGTCGGGCGGGACATTTCCGGCTTCTACAAGAAGGAGCACGCGCCCTACGATCCGGGCAAGGTCGTGCTGCAGGTGCGGGACGTTGCCGACGCAGGACGGGTTCGCGGCTGCAGCCTGGATGTTCACGCCGGCGAGGTGCTCGGCATCGCCGGCCTCGTTGGTGCGGGACGTACCGAACTGGCCAGGCTCATCTTCGGCGCCGAACCGCGCGTGCGCGGCGAGGTCACGATCGACGGCCGCACGCTCGCACTGCACACCCCGCGCGACGCAATTGACGCCGGCCTCGTCTACCTGACGGAAGACCGTAAGCGCCAGGGGCTCTTTCTCGACATGAGCGTGCGCGACAACGTCAATGTCTCGGTATGCGGCCGCGACGCCCGCCTGGGCGTGCTCGACCGGGTCCGGGGCGCGACCCGCGCCCGCGATGCGATTGCCTCGCTCTCCATCCGCGTGCCGCATGCGAAGGTCAACGCCGGCGCGCTGTCCGGCGGCAACCAGCAGAAAGTGCTGCTCTCGCGCCTGCTCCAGACCCAGCCCCGCGTGCTCATCCTGGATGAACCGACCCGCGGCGTGGACATCGGCGCGAAATCGGAGATCTATCGCATCATCAACGAACTGGCGAAGTCCGGCGTGGCCATCATCGTCATCTCAAGCGAGCTGCCGGAGATCATTGGGGTGGCCGACCGCGTGCTGGTCATGCGCGAGGGCGAGATCGCCGGCGAACTCGGCGGGCACACCAGCAAGCCGATCAACCAGGAAGCGATTATCGAATTGGCCACCGGCTCCCGGCCTGCGCTGGACCAAGCAGCCTGA
- a CDS encoding HAD family phosphatase, whose product MFSAAIFDMDGLLIDSERAIMNTWITVGHELGVHIRPIDYAEIIGRSLPECHAMLARMFAAKQVFQEALTRVRQRLHSPTSPPVFPLKIGVHGLLTVLVNAGIPCAVASSSSGQEIRSRLARVGVLDFFNAIAGGDEVARGKPDPAVYELAASRLGKSPGNCLAFEDSENGVLSAHRAGIQVVAVPDMKQPSVEVIGVSLTILENLDRAIECVPAWFGVEDLAK is encoded by the coding sequence ATGTTCTCTGCGGCAATCTTCGACATGGACGGGTTACTGATCGATTCCGAGCGAGCGATCATGAACACATGGATAACGGTTGGACATGAACTTGGGGTTCATATCCGCCCTATTGACTATGCCGAGATTATCGGGCGCTCGCTGCCTGAGTGCCACGCGATGTTAGCCAGGATGTTCGCAGCAAAGCAGGTATTTCAGGAAGCACTTACGCGAGTTCGGCAGCGGTTGCATTCTCCAACGTCTCCGCCTGTGTTTCCACTGAAGATCGGAGTACATGGCCTATTGACCGTGTTAGTCAACGCCGGAATCCCATGCGCCGTGGCGTCTTCATCAAGCGGACAAGAAATCAGATCGCGGCTTGCACGGGTCGGCGTGCTCGACTTCTTTAATGCAATTGCAGGTGGCGACGAAGTAGCTCGTGGCAAGCCGGATCCGGCCGTGTATGAACTTGCAGCTTCTCGTCTGGGAAAATCACCGGGCAATTGCTTAGCGTTTGAGGATAGTGAGAACGGTGTACTTTCCGCACATCGGGCGGGAATACAAGTCGTGGCGGTGCCTGACATGAAACAGCCATCCGTCGAGGTCATCGGGGTCAGCTTGACGATACTTGAGAACCTTGATCGGGCGATCGAATGCGTTCCCGCATGGTTCGGCGTTGAAGACCTTGCCAAATGA